In a single window of the Raphanus sativus cultivar WK10039 chromosome 9, ASM80110v3, whole genome shotgun sequence genome:
- the LOC108826644 gene encoding agamous-like MADS-box protein AGL66 isoform X2: MLGPTEHFCFNKIDSFSLKINTILTVYDKHKTYVIYVTVLCLCSTGVPPLTLKLVRIEDVLEKYINLPDQERDNAIVFPDQSKRQGIKNKEYLLRTLEQIKTENDMAFQINEPRHEAIHSDVEELEKEVCRLKQQLHISAEELRKFEPDPVRFTSMEEMEACETHLLSTLTRVVQRREHLLSRSCGAPSTQQSMENIEGWEPEAESKQARIIANSAYASNQLSYDLLLQGSNSNPTQTPK; the protein is encoded by the exons atgttaggtccaacagaacatttctgttttaataagatagattcgtttagtttaaaaataaatactatattAACTGTCTATGATAAGCACAAAACCTATGTGATATATGTTACCGTGCTGTGTCTCTGTTCTACAGGCGTCCCACCGTTAACCCTGAAATTAGTCAG GATTGAAGACGTTCTTGAGAAGTACATCAATCTCCCTGATCAAGAAAGAGATAA TGCTATAGTTTTCCCTGATCAAAGCAAACGCCA AGGTATCAAAAACAAAGAG TATTTGTTAAGGACTCTTGAACAAATCAAAACCGAGAACGACATGGCCTTCCAAATCAACGAACCTCG CCATGAAGCTATCCACTCCGATGTCGAG GAACTCGAGAAAGAGGTTTGTAGATTAAAACAACAGCTTCATATTTCTGCGGAAGAACTGAG GAAATTCGAACCCGATCCAGTGAGGTTTACATCAATGGAGGAAATGGAAGCATGTGAAACTCATCTACTCAGTACTCTTACTCGTGTGGTTCAGAGAAGG GAACATTTGTTGAGCAGATCCTGTGGAGCACCAAGTACCCAACAGAGTATGGAAAATATTGAAGGCTGGGAGCCTGAGGCTGAGTCCAAACAAGCCCGTATAATAGCGAACTCAGCCTATGCATCAAATCAGTTAAG TTATGATCTGCTGTTGCAAGGAAGTAATTCAAATCCAACCCaaactccaaaatga
- the LOC108826644 gene encoding agamous-like MADS-box protein AGL104 isoform X3, producing the protein MGRAKLEIKAIQNSTNRQITYSKRKKGLIKKAYELSTLCDIDLALLMFSPSNRLCLFSSQTRIEDVLEKYINLPDQERDKGIKNKEYLLRTLEQIKTENDMAFQINEPRHEAIHSDVEELEKEVCRLKQQLHISAEELRKFEPDPVRFTSMEEMEACETHLLSTLTRVVQRREHLLSRSCGAPSTQQSMENIEGWEPEAESKQARIIANSAYASNQLSYDLLLQGSNSNPTQTPK; encoded by the exons ATGGGTCGGGCCAAATTGGAGATAAAGGCTATACAGAACAGTACGAACAGGCAAATTACGTACTCGAAACGTAAAAAGGGTTTAATAAAAAAGGCCTATGAGTTGTCAACACTTTGTGATATTGATCTTGCCTTACTCATGTTCTCCCCATCTAATCGCCTTTGTCTCTTTTCCAGTCAGACCAG GATTGAAGACGTTCTTGAGAAGTACATCAATCTCCCTGATCAAGAAAGAGATAA AGGTATCAAAAACAAAGAG TATTTGTTAAGGACTCTTGAACAAATCAAAACCGAGAACGACATGGCCTTCCAAATCAACGAACCTCG CCATGAAGCTATCCACTCCGATGTCGAG GAACTCGAGAAAGAGGTTTGTAGATTAAAACAACAGCTTCATATTTCTGCGGAAGAACTGAG GAAATTCGAACCCGATCCAGTGAGGTTTACATCAATGGAGGAAATGGAAGCATGTGAAACTCATCTACTCAGTACTCTTACTCGTGTGGTTCAGAGAAGG GAACATTTGTTGAGCAGATCCTGTGGAGCACCAAGTACCCAACAGAGTATGGAAAATATTGAAGGCTGGGAGCCTGAGGCTGAGTCCAAACAAGCCCGTATAATAGCGAACTCAGCCTATGCATCAAATCAGTTAAG TTATGATCTGCTGTTGCAAGGAAGTAATTCAAATCCAACCCaaactccaaaatga
- the LOC108826644 gene encoding agamous-like MADS-box protein AGL66 isoform X1, with amino-acid sequence MGRAKLEIKAIQNSTNRQITYSKRKKGLIKKAYELSTLCDIDLALLMFSPSNRLCLFSSQTRIEDVLEKYINLPDQERDNAIVFPDQSKRQGIKNKEYLLRTLEQIKTENDMAFQINEPRHEAIHSDVEELEKEVCRLKQQLHISAEELRKFEPDPVRFTSMEEMEACETHLLSTLTRVVQRREHLLSRSCGAPSTQQSMENIEGWEPEAESKQARIIANSAYASNQLSYDLLLQGSNSNPTQTPK; translated from the exons ATGGGTCGGGCCAAATTGGAGATAAAGGCTATACAGAACAGTACGAACAGGCAAATTACGTACTCGAAACGTAAAAAGGGTTTAATAAAAAAGGCCTATGAGTTGTCAACACTTTGTGATATTGATCTTGCCTTACTCATGTTCTCCCCATCTAATCGCCTTTGTCTCTTTTCCAGTCAGACCAG GATTGAAGACGTTCTTGAGAAGTACATCAATCTCCCTGATCAAGAAAGAGATAA TGCTATAGTTTTCCCTGATCAAAGCAAACGCCA AGGTATCAAAAACAAAGAG TATTTGTTAAGGACTCTTGAACAAATCAAAACCGAGAACGACATGGCCTTCCAAATCAACGAACCTCG CCATGAAGCTATCCACTCCGATGTCGAG GAACTCGAGAAAGAGGTTTGTAGATTAAAACAACAGCTTCATATTTCTGCGGAAGAACTGAG GAAATTCGAACCCGATCCAGTGAGGTTTACATCAATGGAGGAAATGGAAGCATGTGAAACTCATCTACTCAGTACTCTTACTCGTGTGGTTCAGAGAAGG GAACATTTGTTGAGCAGATCCTGTGGAGCACCAAGTACCCAACAGAGTATGGAAAATATTGAAGGCTGGGAGCCTGAGGCTGAGTCCAAACAAGCCCGTATAATAGCGAACTCAGCCTATGCATCAAATCAGTTAAG TTATGATCTGCTGTTGCAAGGAAGTAATTCAAATCCAACCCaaactccaaaatga
- the LOC108826644 gene encoding agamous-like MADS-box protein AGL104 isoform X4, which yields MLGPTEHFCFNKIDSFSLKINTILTVYDKHKTYVIYVTVLCLCSTGVPPLTLKLVRIEDVLEKYINLPDQERDKGIKNKEYLLRTLEQIKTENDMAFQINEPRHEAIHSDVEELEKEVCRLKQQLHISAEELRKFEPDPVRFTSMEEMEACETHLLSTLTRVVQRREHLLSRSCGAPSTQQSMENIEGWEPEAESKQARIIANSAYASNQLSYDLLLQGSNSNPTQTPK from the exons atgttaggtccaacagaacatttctgttttaataagatagattcgtttagtttaaaaataaatactatattAACTGTCTATGATAAGCACAAAACCTATGTGATATATGTTACCGTGCTGTGTCTCTGTTCTACAGGCGTCCCACCGTTAACCCTGAAATTAGTCAG GATTGAAGACGTTCTTGAGAAGTACATCAATCTCCCTGATCAAGAAAGAGATAA AGGTATCAAAAACAAAGAG TATTTGTTAAGGACTCTTGAACAAATCAAAACCGAGAACGACATGGCCTTCCAAATCAACGAACCTCG CCATGAAGCTATCCACTCCGATGTCGAG GAACTCGAGAAAGAGGTTTGTAGATTAAAACAACAGCTTCATATTTCTGCGGAAGAACTGAG GAAATTCGAACCCGATCCAGTGAGGTTTACATCAATGGAGGAAATGGAAGCATGTGAAACTCATCTACTCAGTACTCTTACTCGTGTGGTTCAGAGAAGG GAACATTTGTTGAGCAGATCCTGTGGAGCACCAAGTACCCAACAGAGTATGGAAAATATTGAAGGCTGGGAGCCTGAGGCTGAGTCCAAACAAGCCCGTATAATAGCGAACTCAGCCTATGCATCAAATCAGTTAAG TTATGATCTGCTGTTGCAAGGAAGTAATTCAAATCCAACCCaaactccaaaatga